The window TGGTTAAATGTGCATTTGTTTTCTCagttaaagaggcagtcccactTGTCTATCCCCCTTCTACACCTCCAACAGTTTACCGGCTTCCCTGAACAAATGTAGTCATGCACATAGCAAACATGTGGCGCTGTGGAACTAACACAATGTATTTTCATCAGGAACTCTAAACGAGATGTGTATTTTGAATCAAATGTTCCCTGCACCCCAAGTCTGCCCATTCCATAGGATAACAttgaaagaggggagagaaacagggcAGACACTTTGCCTGTGAATGGTCCTGCTCAACATACGTATGCCATATTCTTGAAACAACAGGAAAGCCGAAACATTGAATCTATGGAGGGGGATAATAAATGGACTTTTTTTTGAGCAAATCCGAAGTGCCCACCCCTTTCTCTACCAAGTTCCTGCTCAACatatgacatcacacaaaagggagtaaCTTCTACTGTATTTTAGTAGTATGATTACAAAAATGTACTTCAATTATTCAAAAGAACTTGGAAATGTTTGAGTTTTGTAAAAGAGGCACAATCATTGGTTTATCTTACACAAAACTTACTAAACAAATGTAGTAAAATAAGCAACCAGGTACTTTAAGGCAAATGCAACTGAATGATAACATTTTGATCAAATAGGATAATTGACACAAACCAACCTTGGTCCGTACGAAGCAGAGTAAGCATTTCCAAAAAAGTGTCTGTAGACGAATTCGTCAAGATCTTCAAAGACTCCTCCACTATTTGCCTGATACGCTTTCATGCCTTCAAGGTAAGCCTCAACATCATTCACAAAGTCCGTGAAAAGCATCTGATCATGAATGAAGACTCCGTTGCGAAAAAATCTATTAATGAACTGCTCTAGCTCCTCCCAGTGTTGGAAATTGTCCACTTGCTCCTGGAAATAGGTCCGCATCACCTCATTGAATTCATCTACCGTTACAGGGTTCAGTACTTTGTTGAAGAGACTAATGGATTCTTGGTGGGCACATTCAAACACATCAGAGCAACCCTTTATGTTAGAGTACTGATCAGTATGGCTCTTTTTGCCACAGCTTTGTTTCCATGTGTTTATATCTTCAAAGTGCTGGTCAGTCTGTGACTGGTATTCACGACGTACGGTTTTTGCTTTTGTGGTCTCTTCGTGTCTCCTGTCTGCATATTTTCTGTTCCGGTTCTTGTCAAACATATTTTTGGTGGAGTCTTTAAAGTGCCTAAAAGTAGTCTTCACAGAATCAGAGAACTTCTTCAGATTCTCCTTCACAGCCTCTTTGGCCTGCTTGATCTTTTCCTTGTGATGTCTCACAAACTCCTTTGTCGAATTTTTCATGGCATCAAAAGTGTCTTTGACTGAACCAAAAAACGTCTCCCTGGCTTTCTTCTTTGTTTTACCGTTGGCTTTGCCGTCTTTATTTCGCTCCCTTTCGTGAGACTCGTGCAGGGTTCCAGTTTCCAGCTTTTCGGTTTTCTCCTTGGCTTCGATGTACAGTCTTTCCCACAAATCCGAACGTTGTTGCTCGAAATTGAGTTTTTTATCCAACTCTGCAAGTCGTTCCCTCAACTGTTCACGCTCTTGATTCCCCTTCACAGTATCTTGTGTTGTATCGGATGATGACCGCATGCTACTTAAGTCTTCCAGTTCCTGCTTTAAAGATTCAGTAATATGACGCTCTTTGTCCAACTCTTTCCTTAGGATTTGTGCTTCGGTCAAAAGGGTCTCCTTCTGACTCAGGAAGTTACGGActctctgcctttcttctttcaaaTGTGCCTTTAGCTTCTGATTTTCTGAGAGCATCATCTCACCCCTGCCTTTCTCTTCAAGATTCCTAATCTGTTCCCTTAGCTTCCTTAACTCTTCTTGCAAGGACGACAAagcttgctcctctctctccaaagATTCCCTCAAGTGCTGGTTTTCCAATGCCAGATTCTTCTTTTCTACGTCAGTTGTTGTCAGACAGGTCGCAAGATGGTCGGTTTCCAACTAGAATTTACAAAGTGAATCGCGTTTACTATTCGAACACGTATCGGCTACAAACTTGTCAGTTACGGTTCAAAcaaatgggaagggggagagggggttggaaAGAGAAATGTCAATGTATTAAAGCAGGTTatttaatataaatacagtatatatatatatatatttttttttgtttttattggtaGAGATAGAGATGTATAGctctatctatatacacacacaccaaattaAACCACTTAGATCATTCATTACTTGAGTTGTGCTTGAAATGACAGTGGAAGACTTCGCTTTATGGAGATTCATCACAAATATCTCTGGTTGCTGCTTTTTCTTCCATgcctttattttattaaatatattagaCAAAACCAGTAAAGAGAACAACAGTTTTGTGCTGTTCCATAGTAAGTAGAAGCCAATGCGATAAATAATGAATTGCAATGCACTTGTGCCCTGGAGTGGCTGCGTCCAGACTCCTGACATGAAAATATAGATACAGTAACTCCATTATTATATTGAAAAGGTTCATTTTATACAGCGCCCTAGTGTACATTTAAACATTTCACGACTACAATTTGAACATTGGAGTTTCCTGATATGCCGTTTATGCCAATCTAAAACTGGACAGATGACCGATTTGCAGAGGATTAGGAGGTGCTGATTAACAGAAGAGATTGGGGTTGTGGAGAGTTGGGAATAATGATTTACAAATGGATGAATTGAATAATCAGTCGAACCATCACTTTTCACTGACCTGGAAAATCTCTCAACATATATACCATCTCTAAATGATACTGCAATATAGAATatgattttttccccccaatgtATTTATTCATTTACAATAACTGTAGTGTGCCAACAACCACTGCTCCTAATTTGATCATCCTATGATAAATTGCCTTCAGCCACCTGAATAATTTCCTGCAGCCCGAAGATAAAGCAGACAAAAGTGAATTATTaaataaattattaaataaattaaataaaaaaacaatgctGAAAGAATTGTTAAGCTCTAAGCTCTAAACTGAAGTACGATCTCAACAAGAGAACTCATTGTGCCGCGGTTATAGTGGGCGCGCGCTCATTGGTTCGTTGGCTGAACCGTGCACGTGACCCCGCCATTATGCGGCAAAGACAAAATTGTCTTCTCCAGAATCGAGCGCCCGGTCGCGCTTCATGGCTCGTGCGCTTTATGGGTGGCCTCATGGAGAAGGTTTGTTATTCGTGCCGTCGCTTCCACTATAATCACGGCCcaagacattttaaaaatgaaTACAATACATAAGCTATAACAGAACATCTGAAATAACACACTAGGGTGTTTTTGTCTAAGCAGCTGGTTCTCTCTTGTAATTTTATCCAATGGGCCCTTGAGAGATAACACTAGATCTCGTCTCTCCTTTAGATCTTCTGTAAATTGCTCAACTACTAACAGGAAAAGTAGAAACAGCAGTACAGTGAGCATTTAATCACTACATACTGCACTTTCAACTaagttcaattcccgcatggtgtgtGTCTCCGTTAGCAATAGAGCActgaatgttatttataaaaataaaaaacattaaaagttaaaaaataaaccttggagatgtttttaaatcggaagccacgctcagaccgcgttataagcggatcgcgctataacagggttgagctgtatgtatgtctttatttatattgcaccattcatgtacatagcgcatcacaccagtaatacacgtgacaattatataaataacaaataatacaaataacacataatgagaagaagtgcttcagacataggggcctatgcagagagcagcgctatttcgaaattcgccattttttggagaaaatcgcgcagaaagcagcagaaaatggcgagttccgaaaaacgcgccaatttttcttttctagttataaaactcgcttcgcggctggcgagaacctcaatctcgccagttttaaaaatatccgtatgcagagaggcgcgaacggcatctagcggctgttcgcgccaataaaatggcgcgattgtctcagttttaactcgccagaaaaaactgccgctcgcggccattgcaaagggaaaaaaaaagccgcgaatttgttttaacacatttctgaagcgcgcatctcgccaatttaaactcgccacacgcatccatgttaaacatagcagaattcgcacttttctgcatatggagattaaaact is drawn from Ascaphus truei isolate aAscTru1 chromosome 18, aAscTru1.hap1, whole genome shotgun sequence and contains these coding sequences:
- the CCPG1 gene encoding cell cycle progression protein 1 isoform X5, with amino-acid sequence MSANSSDSESSCGWTIINHEGSDIETLSSENGETSPDLASEENTASAQELQQCDEPEEQPDICSQDAVSSVETIQPTSEETQAAPEEEEEKQPDDGASGEAVSDDSDIVTLEPPKVEEVGALEEEVTLEQEIEDLTGVNMGSSFSSQYTFSQLERVEESSNDETSEESGPAQWRRRSKRSTMSGSESENKPPTEQSAAPEQRKTLIRLGTSLNKCVILALVIAISMGFGHFYGTIQIQERQKRVEMFHENQLNDMKDDLYQCQMEQEATVDQLETDHLATCLTTTDVEKKNLALENQHLRESLEREEQALSSLQEELRKLREQIRNLEEKGRGEMMLSENQKLKAHLKEERQRVRNFLSQKETLLTEAQILRKELDKERHITESLKQELEDLSSMRSSSDTTQDTVKGNQEREQLRERLAELDKKLNFEQQRSDLWERLYIEAKEKTEKLETGTLHESHERERNKDGKANGKTKKKARETFFGSVKDTFDAMKNSTKEFVRHHKEKIKQAKEAVKENLKKFSDSVKTTFRHFKDSTKNMFDKNRNRKYADRRHEETTKAKTVRREYQSQTDQHFEDINTWKQSCGKKSHTDQYSNIKGCSDVFECAHQESISLFNKVLNPVTVDEFNEVMRTYFQEQVDNFQHWEELEQFINRFFRNGVFIHDQMLFTDFVNDVEAYLEGMKAYQANSGGVFEDLDEFVYRHFFGNAYSASYGPRKPEKNPPSHKDAESQIHQKQEQKPLQQRSKREGKWQKHGRANGRHMANVEIELGQLPFEPKY
- the CCPG1 gene encoding cell cycle progression protein 1 isoform X4, which gives rise to MSANSSDSESSCGWTIINHEGSDIETLSSENGETSPDLASEENTASAQELQQCDEPEEQPDICSQDAVSSVETIQPTSEETQAAPEEEEEKQPDDGASGEAVSDDSDIVTLEPPKVEEVGALEEEVTLEQEIEDLTGVNMGSSFSSQYTFSQLERVEESSNDETSEESGPAQWRRRSKRSTMSGSESENKPPTEQSAAPEQRKTLIRLGTSLNKCVILALVIAISMGFGHFYGNLKVGKSTIQIQERQKRVEMFHENQLNDMKDDLYQCQMEQEATVDQLETDHLATCLTTTDVEKKNLALENQHLRESLEREEQALSSLQEELRKLREQIRNLEEKGRGEMMLSENQKLKAHLKEERQRVRNFLSQKETLLTEAQILRKELDKERHITESLKQELEDLSSMRSSSDTTQDTVKGNQEREQLRERLAELDKKLNFEQQRSDLWERLYIEAKEKTEKLETGTLHESHERERNKDGKANGKTKKKARETFFGSVKDTFDAMKNSTKEFVRHHKEKIKQAKEAVKENLKKFSDSVKTTFRHFKDSTKNMFDKNRNRKYADRRHEETTKAKTVRREYQSQTDQHFEDINTWKQSCGKKSHTDQYSNIKGCSDVFECAHQESISLFNKVLNPVTVDEFNEVMRTYFQEQVDNFQHWEELEQFINRFFRNGVFIHDQMLFTDFVNDVEAYLEGMKAYQANSGGVFEDLDEFVYRHFFGNAYSASYGPRKPEKNPPSHKDAESQIHQKQEQKPLQQRSKREGKWQKHGRANGRHMANVEIELGQLPFEPKY
- the CCPG1 gene encoding cell cycle progression protein 1 isoform X3, whose protein sequence is MSANSSDSESSCGWTIINHEGSDIETLSSENGETSPDLASEENTASAQELQQCDEPEEQPDICSQDAVSSVETIQPTSEETQAAPEEEEEKQPDDGASGEAVSDDSDIVTLEPPKVEEVGALEEEVTLEQEIEDLTGVNMGSSFSSQYTFSQLERVEESSNDETSEESGPAQWRRRSKRSTMSGSESENKPPTEQSAAPEQRKTLIRLGTSLNKCVILALVIAISMGFGHFYGNLKVGKRGTIQIQERQKRVEMFHENQLNDMKDDLYQCQMEQEATVDQLETDHLATCLTTTDVEKKNLALENQHLRESLEREEQALSSLQEELRKLREQIRNLEEKGRGEMMLSENQKLKAHLKEERQRVRNFLSQKETLLTEAQILRKELDKERHITESLKQELEDLSSMRSSSDTTQDTVKGNQEREQLRERLAELDKKLNFEQQRSDLWERLYIEAKEKTEKLETGTLHESHERERNKDGKANGKTKKKARETFFGSVKDTFDAMKNSTKEFVRHHKEKIKQAKEAVKENLKKFSDSVKTTFRHFKDSTKNMFDKNRNRKYADRRHEETTKAKTVRREYQSQTDQHFEDINTWKQSCGKKSHTDQYSNIKGCSDVFECAHQESISLFNKVLNPVTVDEFNEVMRTYFQEQVDNFQHWEELEQFINRFFRNGVFIHDQMLFTDFVNDVEAYLEGMKAYQANSGGVFEDLDEFVYRHFFGNAYSASYGPRKPEKNPPSHKDAESQIHQKQEQKPLQQRSKREGKWQKHGRANGRHMANVEIELGQLPFEPKY
- the CCPG1 gene encoding cell cycle progression protein 1 isoform X2, coding for MSANSSDSESSCGWTIINHEGSDIETLSSENGETSPDLASEENTASAQELQQCDEPEEQPDICSQDAVSSVETIQPTSEETQAAPEEEEEKQPDDGASGEAVSDDSDIVTLEPPKVEEVGALEEEVTLEQEIEDLTGVNMGSSFSSQYTFSQLERVEESSNDETSEESGPAQWRRRSKRSTMSGSESENKPPTEQSAAPEQRKTLIRLGTSLNKCVILALVIAISMGFGHFYAKWVEQPKGVYCHGRTNGKENYSTIQIQERQKRVEMFHENQLNDMKDDLYQCQMEQEATVDQLETDHLATCLTTTDVEKKNLALENQHLRESLEREEQALSSLQEELRKLREQIRNLEEKGRGEMMLSENQKLKAHLKEERQRVRNFLSQKETLLTEAQILRKELDKERHITESLKQELEDLSSMRSSSDTTQDTVKGNQEREQLRERLAELDKKLNFEQQRSDLWERLYIEAKEKTEKLETGTLHESHERERNKDGKANGKTKKKARETFFGSVKDTFDAMKNSTKEFVRHHKEKIKQAKEAVKENLKKFSDSVKTTFRHFKDSTKNMFDKNRNRKYADRRHEETTKAKTVRREYQSQTDQHFEDINTWKQSCGKKSHTDQYSNIKGCSDVFECAHQESISLFNKVLNPVTVDEFNEVMRTYFQEQVDNFQHWEELEQFINRFFRNGVFIHDQMLFTDFVNDVEAYLEGMKAYQANSGGVFEDLDEFVYRHFFGNAYSASYGPRKPEKNPPSHKDAESQIHQKQEQKPLQQRSKREGKWQKHGRANGRHMANVEIELGQLPFEPKY
- the CCPG1 gene encoding cell cycle progression protein 1 isoform X1, which translates into the protein MSANSSDSESSCGWTIINHEGSDIETLSSENGETSPDLASEENTASAQELQQCDEPEEQPDICSQDAVSSVETIQPTSEETQAAPEEEEEKQPDDGASGEAVSDDSDIVTLEPPKVEEVGALEEEVTLEQEIEDLTGVNMGSSFSSQYTFSQLERVEESSNDETSEESGPAQWRRRSKRSTMSGSESENKPPTEQSAAPEQRKTLIRLGTSLNKCVILALVIAISMGFGHFYAKWVEQPKGVYCHGRTNGKENYSNLKVGKSTIQIQERQKRVEMFHENQLNDMKDDLYQCQMEQEATVDQLETDHLATCLTTTDVEKKNLALENQHLRESLEREEQALSSLQEELRKLREQIRNLEEKGRGEMMLSENQKLKAHLKEERQRVRNFLSQKETLLTEAQILRKELDKERHITESLKQELEDLSSMRSSSDTTQDTVKGNQEREQLRERLAELDKKLNFEQQRSDLWERLYIEAKEKTEKLETGTLHESHERERNKDGKANGKTKKKARETFFGSVKDTFDAMKNSTKEFVRHHKEKIKQAKEAVKENLKKFSDSVKTTFRHFKDSTKNMFDKNRNRKYADRRHEETTKAKTVRREYQSQTDQHFEDINTWKQSCGKKSHTDQYSNIKGCSDVFECAHQESISLFNKVLNPVTVDEFNEVMRTYFQEQVDNFQHWEELEQFINRFFRNGVFIHDQMLFTDFVNDVEAYLEGMKAYQANSGGVFEDLDEFVYRHFFGNAYSASYGPRKPEKNPPSHKDAESQIHQKQEQKPLQQRSKREGKWQKHGRANGRHMANVEIELGQLPFEPKY
- the CCPG1 gene encoding cell cycle progression protein 1 isoform X6, with protein sequence MSANSSDSESSCGWTIINHEGSDIETLSSENGETSPDLASEENTASAQELQQCDEPEEQPDICSQDAVSSVETIQPTSEETQAAPEEEEEKQPDDGASGEAVSDDSDIVTLEPPKVEEVGALEEEVTLEQEIEDLTGVNMGSSFSSQYTFSQLERVEESSNDETSEESGPAQWRRRSKRSTMSGSESENKPPTEQSAAPEQRKTLIRLGTSLNKCVILALVIAISMGFGHFYAKWVEQPKGVYCHGRTNGKENYSNLKVGKRGTIQIQERQKRVEMFHENQLNDMKDDLYQCQMEQEATVDQLETDHLATCLTTTDVEKKNLALENQHLRESLEREEQALSSLQEELRKLREQIRNLEEKGRGEMMLSENQKLKAHLKEERQRVRNFLSQKETLLTEAQILRKELDKERHITESLKQELEDLSSMRSSSDTTQDTVKGNQEREQLRERLAELDKKLNFEQQRSDLWERLYIEAKEKTEKLETGTLHESHERERNKDGKANGKTKKKARETFFGSVKDTFDAMKNSTKEFVRHHKEKIKQAKEAVKENLKKFSDSVKTTFRHFKDSTKNMFDKNRNRKYADRRHEETTKAKTVRREYQSQTDQHFEDINTWKQSCGKKSHTDQYSNIKGCSDVFECAHQESISLFNKVLNPVTVDEFNEVMRTYFQEQVDNFQHWEELEQFINRFFRNGVFIHDQMLFTDFVNDVEAYLEGMKAYQANSGGVFEDLDEFVYRHFFGNAYSASYGPRKPEKNPPSHKDAESQIHQKQEQKPLQQRSKREGKWQKHGRANGRHMANVEIELGQLPFEPKY